In Oncorhynchus kisutch isolate 150728-3 linkage group LG7, Okis_V2, whole genome shotgun sequence, one DNA window encodes the following:
- the LOC109894253 gene encoding sex comb on midleg-like protein 4, which translates to MSVLAAAQKADNNSEMQSPAVSPSFLPSQPGKIPGRKRGRPPLHRKMDFPTHYPDSLPPLKVPKKRGRKPGFKLKPRMVMTPLAISPPSSTPEPDMSSIPQDAATIPHSATPQVLTVCIYINKQANMGPNLDRKKLQQLPDHFGPDRPSVVLQQAVQGCIDSAFQQKAVFTLLTQGYGGEKISATFDGKQHLLSLPVVNSVGYVLRFLKKLCRSLHCENLFSDQPITQHNASYQSEAETSMPEEYLLDPSDKRYSMDPGDSAFSAISSSYSSKPSYGFRSSQQFPNSSSPMGMCRQTSSPNTFLEGNRIAYNPSQDSQESKVPPSKDPSTWSVEDVVWFIRDADPHSLGPHVDIFRKHEIDGNALLLLKSEMIMKYLGLKLGPALKLCYHIDKLKQNKF; encoded by the exons ATGAGTGTACTTGCAGCAGCACAGAAAGCAGacaacaacagtgaaatgcagtcGCCTGCAgtgtctccttccttcctccccagCCAGCCAGGAAAGATTCCcggcaggaagagagggagacccCCACTTCATCGCAAGATGGATTTTCCAACCCACTACCCTgattcccttcctcctctcaaaGTTCCcaagaagagggggagaaagccTGGCTTCAAG CTGAAGCCCAGGATGGTGATGACTCCCCTGGCCATCTCTCCTCCCAGCAGCACCCCAGAACCAGACATGAGCTCCATCCCCCAGGATGCTGCGACCATCCCCCACTCTGCCACGCCCCAGGTGCTCACAG TGTGTATCTACATCAACAAGCAAGCCAACATGGGTCCTAACCTGGATAGGAAGAAGCTGCAGCAGCTCCCAGATCATTTTGGACCTGACAGGCCTTCCGTGGTGCTGCAGCAGGCTGTCCAGGGGTGCATCGACAGTGCCTTCCAGCAGAAAGCTGTGTTCACTCTCCTCACACAGGGCTACGGAGGAGAGAAAATATCAG CCACCTTCGATGGGAAGCAGCACCTTCTGAGTCTGCCTGTGGTCAACAGCGTCGGCTACGTGCTACGCTTCCTCAAGAAGCTCTGTCGTAGTTTACACTGTGAAAACCTCTTCAGCGACCAACCAATCACCCAGCATAATGCCTCCTACCAATCAGAGG CTGAAACCTCCATGCCAGAGGAGTACCTTCTGGACCCGTCAGACAAACGCTACTCAATGGACCCAGGTGACTCCGCCTTTAGTGCCATAAGCTCCTCCTACTCATCCAAACCGTCCTATGGGTTTCGCTCCTCGCAGCAATTCCCCAACAGCTCCTCCCCCATGGGCATGTGTAGACAGACGTCTAGTCCAAATACTTTCCTGGAAGGTAACAGGATAG CGTACAATCCATCTCAGGACTCCCAGGAGTCCAAGGTTCCCCCCAGTAAGGACCCTTCCACCTGGAGTGTAGAGGACGTGGTGTGGTTCATCAGAGACGCTGACCCCCATTCCCTGGGCCCTCATGTGGACATATTCAGGAAGCAT GAGATAGACGGCAACGCGTTGTTACTTCTAAAGAGTGAGATGATCATGAAGTACCTAGGACTGAAGCTGGGGCCAGCCCTGAAGCTCTGCTATCACATCGACAAACTAAAACAAAACAAGTTCTGA